From Vallitalea okinawensis, one genomic window encodes:
- a CDS encoding type 2 periplasmic-binding domain-containing protein produces the protein PDAANAFFTEQAAIMPQGSWFVPDLSNLNQVDEGFDQKIGVAAFPDSIVLGDAKGYGMMINREASEGEIAGLIEFFKFMYTPAEINEWLVAVPGFAPNVEMTKEYTDRLTAPAVELSQVDATAYPRFEVIVPKVVLDLFPKNLPLLMNGDMTPEEMAAEMTKTAEKFK, from the coding sequence CCAGATGCAGCCAATGCATTCTTTACAGAGCAAGCAGCTATCATGCCTCAAGGTTCATGGTTTGTTCCAGACCTAAGTAACTTAAACCAAGTGGATGAAGGTTTCGATCAAAAGATTGGTGTAGCAGCCTTCCCAGATAGCATCGTATTAGGTGATGCCAAAGGTTACGGTATGATGATTAACAGAGAAGCATCAGAAGGCGAAATTGCAGGATTAATTGAATTCTTCAAATTCATGTATACACCAGCAGAAATCAACGAGTGGTTAGTAGCTGTTCCAGGTTTTGCTCCAAATGTAGAAATGACAAAAGAGTACACAGATAGATTAACAGCGCCAGCTGTTGAATTAAGTCAAGTAGATGCTACAGCATACCCTCGTTTCGAGGTTATCGTACCAAAAGTAGTATTAGACTTATTCCCTAAAAACTTACCATTATTAATGAATGGTGATATGACACCAGAAGAAATGGCAGCAGAAATGACCAAAACAGCTGAGAAGTTTAAGTAA